In one window of Armatimonadota bacterium DNA:
- a CDS encoding glycosyltransferase family 4 protein has translation MKVLILSMHYRPDQTGNGPLVGDLAEHLASQGHRVTVVCGMPFYPQRVIPQAYCGRLACRERQDGVDVFRTHVCVRPGGTLLDKVLLQASFSISCIYGLLRAGRPDVVLCVSPPFPSGLPGLLAARLWRVPFIFNVQDIFPDVVEQLGLLKRSWFTSLLHAVEKWIYRHSARVAVISPSFVSNLMRKGVPRSKLAVIYNWVDTSFIRPLPRDNDFRRDLSLDDQFVVLYSGNIGRSQSLEVLLNAAREMEQHRTLFLVVGDGTRKQSVVSKAQAMGLTNVRFLPLQPREKLPLMLAAADVSVILLREEASYTSLPSKIPTIMSSGRPLVASVGLASDAARIVAESQCGIAVPPDDPVPFVAALHALREDHALRDNCARSARRGAERLFSRQSALSAYEDLLLNVANGHS, from the coding sequence TTGAAGGTCCTGATTCTCAGCATGCACTACCGCCCGGACCAGACGGGAAACGGGCCCCTCGTCGGCGACCTCGCCGAGCACCTCGCCAGCCAGGGACACCGCGTGACTGTAGTGTGCGGTATGCCCTTCTACCCCCAGCGGGTCATCCCTCAGGCGTACTGTGGTAGGCTGGCGTGCCGCGAGCGGCAGGACGGAGTTGATGTTTTCCGCACCCACGTCTGCGTCCGCCCCGGGGGGACGCTGCTCGACAAGGTGCTGCTGCAGGCGTCGTTCTCGATCTCGTGCATCTACGGCCTGCTTCGTGCAGGTCGGCCGGACGTCGTGCTGTGCGTTTCCCCGCCTTTCCCCAGCGGGCTGCCCGGCCTGCTTGCGGCGAGGCTGTGGCGCGTTCCGTTCATCTTCAACGTGCAGGACATCTTCCCGGATGTGGTCGAGCAGCTCGGGTTGCTCAAGCGGTCGTGGTTCACGAGCCTGCTGCATGCGGTGGAGAAGTGGATCTACCGCCACTCCGCGCGGGTGGCGGTCATCTCGCCCAGCTTCGTCAGCAACTTGATGCGCAAGGGGGTGCCGCGATCGAAGCTGGCGGTGATCTACAACTGGGTGGACACGAGTTTCATCAGGCCCTTGCCCCGGGACAACGACTTTCGCCGCGACCTGAGCCTCGACGATCAGTTCGTCGTGCTGTACTCGGGGAACATCGGCCGCTCGCAGAGCCTGGAGGTGCTGCTCAACGCGGCGCGCGAGATGGAGCAGCACCGCACACTGTTCCTGGTTGTGGGCGACGGGACGCGCAAGCAGTCGGTGGTCAGCAAAGCCCAGGCGATGGGCCTGACGAACGTGCGCTTCCTGCCGCTTCAGCCGCGCGAGAAGCTGCCGCTGATGCTCGCCGCCGCTGACGTGTCGGTGATTCTGCTGCGCGAGGAGGCGTCCTACACGAGCCTCCCTTCGAAGATCCCCACGATCATGTCGAGCGGGCGGCCGCTGGTGGCGTCCGTGGGGCTGGCCTCGGACGCCGCTCGAATCGTGGCGGAGAGCCAGTGCGGGATTGCGGTTCCCCCGGACGACCCGGTTCCCTTCGTCGCGGCTCTGCACGCTCTGCGCGAGGACCACGCCCTGCGCGACAACTGCGCGCGCAGCGCTCGGCGAGGCGCCGAGCGTCTGTTTTCGCGCCAGAGCGCCCTCAGCGCCTACGAGGACTTACTGCTCAACGTGGCCAACGGCCATTCGTAG
- a CDS encoding glycosyltransferase family 4 protein, with protein MRILCNCAPVQLGGGVGRYVANLFRHMAQAGGDWHCTVAAKAHVGASIVPADHRFSLLPIPEVAARSNYTRVIWEQTVLAGRARRMRPEVVFCPGNVDLLLASGTGLPSVVTINVSQPWVRPAEFPRGAGLYLRIFVKLSARTATTLIAPTETTRRELIRAVGIAPQRIVAIPYGVDLSRFHPAEAGNEIGPWAAHQGVRQPYILSVSGIRRWKNFDTLVRAFAASGASRQGVQLVIAGRPLDAELSRGLRELCASLGVADAVLFTGGVPEAEVAALYRMARAYVFPSLFEGFGLTQIEAMASGVPLAVSRVSVMPEISRDAAVYFDPADVEDMAAAIERVLWDDVLRAGLTSAGLRRARDFSWAQTASRTMEVLAAAAARREQEGRA; from the coding sequence GTGAGGATTCTGTGCAACTGCGCGCCGGTGCAACTCGGCGGCGGGGTCGGCCGCTACGTGGCCAACTTATTCAGGCACATGGCGCAGGCGGGCGGCGACTGGCACTGCACCGTCGCCGCCAAGGCGCACGTCGGTGCATCCATCGTGCCGGCGGACCATCGTTTCTCTTTGCTGCCAATCCCAGAGGTTGCCGCGCGCAGCAATTACACGCGCGTCATCTGGGAGCAGACGGTACTGGCGGGCCGCGCGCGCCGCATGCGGCCGGAGGTGGTCTTCTGCCCGGGTAACGTGGACCTGCTGCTTGCCTCGGGAACCGGGCTGCCATCGGTGGTGACCATCAACGTGAGCCAGCCCTGGGTGCGCCCGGCTGAGTTCCCGCGCGGCGCGGGATTGTACTTGCGCATCTTCGTCAAGCTCTCGGCGCGCACCGCGACCACGTTGATCGCGCCGACGGAAACCACGCGCCGGGAACTTATCCGCGCCGTCGGCATCGCGCCGCAACGAATCGTGGCCATCCCGTACGGCGTGGACCTATCGCGCTTTCATCCCGCCGAGGCGGGCAACGAGATTGGGCCCTGGGCCGCGCACCAGGGCGTGCGGCAACCGTACATTCTGTCCGTGTCGGGCATCCGCCGATGGAAGAACTTCGACACCCTGGTGCGGGCGTTCGCGGCGAGCGGGGCCTCGCGCCAAGGCGTGCAACTCGTCATCGCGGGCCGGCCGTTGGACGCGGAGCTGAGCCGCGGACTCCGGGAATTGTGCGCGTCGCTCGGGGTCGCCGATGCGGTGCTGTTCACGGGCGGGGTGCCGGAGGCCGAGGTGGCGGCGCTCTACCGCATGGCGCGCGCCTATGTCTTCCCGTCGCTATTCGAGGGATTCGGGCTGACGCAGATCGAAGCGATGGCGAGCGGCGTGCCGCTAGCCGTGTCGCGCGTGAGCGTGATGCCCGAGATCAGCAGAGACGCGGCAGTCTATTTCGACCCGGCCGACGTCGAAGATATGGCGGCGGCGATCGAGCGGGTGCTGTGGGATGACGTGCTGCGCGCAGGCCTCACCAGCGCAGGGCTGCGCCGGGCCAGGGATTTCTCCTGGGCGCAGACCGCGTCCCGCACGATGGAGGTCCTGGCGGCCGCCGCTGCGCGTCGGGAGCAGGAAGGGCGAGCGTGA
- a CDS encoding glycosyltransferase family 4 protein: MPDRILFVCENAEISGAETILLALLSSLDRSLYEPYAVCPSGGPMAQRLAGLGVPVERIAVPRLRRTVRSAVVELPRLRAFSRRLQTLLRDRRIDIVHSNSLGAHLACADAIEATGATAIWHMHDILKRRWINGLVLRRAARSADRIICVSCAVSRELEAWGIPAEKLVVIYNGLDIEGRFRPRPASGLLHAQFGLPPAARLVGMIGQLTPWKGQHVFLRAAATVAAEHADAVFLVVGSPLFRDDGYRRQLNRLTRELRIEGAVMFTGRRDDVPEVLAELDVVVHASVLPDPLPTVLLEAGACAKPTVATACGGVPEIVDDGRTGLVVPSNDAEAMAAAVDRLLSDRDAASAMGAAARRLVEKRFRIEPFAERIESLYRELLRSPAAAPEPGRPGGSGAGDRMPDVARPAPSDVERRDEERR, translated from the coding sequence GTGCCCGACCGCATCTTGTTTGTCTGCGAGAACGCAGAGATCAGCGGGGCGGAAACGATCCTGCTTGCCCTGCTCTCATCGCTCGACCGGTCGCTGTACGAGCCCTATGCCGTCTGCCCTTCCGGTGGCCCCATGGCGCAGCGCCTGGCCGGGCTCGGCGTGCCCGTGGAAAGGATCGCCGTGCCCCGGCTGCGACGCACCGTGCGCTCGGCCGTCGTCGAGCTGCCGCGGCTCCGCGCGTTTTCGCGGCGACTGCAAACGCTCCTGCGCGATCGTCGCATTGACATCGTGCACAGCAACTCGCTGGGCGCGCACCTCGCGTGCGCAGACGCGATTGAGGCGACCGGTGCGACTGCGATCTGGCACATGCACGACATCCTCAAGCGGCGTTGGATCAACGGGCTGGTGTTGCGGCGCGCCGCGCGCAGCGCGGACCGCATCATCTGCGTCTCGTGCGCCGTTTCTCGCGAGCTCGAAGCGTGGGGCATCCCCGCGGAGAAGCTCGTCGTGATCTACAACGGGCTCGACATCGAGGGGCGCTTCCGGCCGCGACCCGCGAGCGGCCTGCTGCACGCGCAATTCGGCCTGCCGCCGGCGGCGCGCCTCGTGGGGATGATCGGACAGCTGACCCCATGGAAGGGGCAGCACGTCTTTCTGAGAGCCGCCGCGACGGTCGCCGCGGAGCACGCCGACGCTGTGTTTCTCGTGGTCGGCTCTCCCCTGTTTCGCGACGACGGCTACCGTCGGCAGCTGAACCGCCTGACGCGGGAGCTGCGCATCGAGGGCGCGGTCATGTTCACCGGGCGTCGAGACGACGTGCCCGAGGTGCTCGCCGAACTGGACGTGGTCGTCCATGCGTCCGTGCTGCCCGATCCGCTGCCGACCGTGCTACTCGAAGCGGGGGCGTGCGCGAAGCCGACGGTGGCGACGGCGTGCGGCGGCGTACCCGAAATTGTGGATGACGGGCGCACCGGGCTGGTCGTGCCCTCAAATGATGCGGAGGCGATGGCTGCGGCGGTGGATCGCCTTCTGTCGGACCGCGATGCCGCGAGCGCAATGGGGGCGGCCGCGCGCCGCCTAGTCGAGAAACGATTCAGGATCGAGCCTTTCGCAGAGCGCATCGAGTCGCTCTACCGCGAGCTGCTGCGGTCGCCCGCGGCGGCTCCGGAGCCCGGCCGGCCCGGCGGATCCGGCGCTGGTGACCGGATGCCTGACGTCGCGCGCCCGGCGCCGAGCGATGTAGAACGTCGCGACGAGGAACGCCGGTGA
- a CDS encoding O-antigen ligase family protein, with product MNGRPDRRRRGAGRVVAMRFPRTFALPCAAAPGLCLALALPGGGDATRGAVTALAVAAGGVLAVLLPVRWLLYGVILAIPFDNYAVPVGPLGISVSDALLVVVTLRWLLAVLYRRGRIARSELYAPAALFYVLLLPSFFVTFDLGLSLRQAFSILMMLLTAVVVANLLRGPGRLMGAATALLVGSAIMSLLGFAQLLVWMRYHVSPFQPNVDVVRLGGITFLRLTATYFDPNYFALYLIAPIVLGLFVALESGASRRYKTFAWLVVLADLALFVMTFSRGGWLTLLAFMGVYVLLRARARPRGAWVAMLVAVIIAAPLVAGVLVGINPTSVVHRLSLLQLGAEVMTEHPLTGAGLGTFRHLPENRLARPSHSTYLQIGADAGVIALLGFLCLALVVAVNAIRALRVARSEPTRAILLGTIYALGCLALQGSLLDALIAKYLWILVGMSSAAAAVARSERAADDSAVAARDAPHPVEQES from the coding sequence GTGAATGGAAGACCCGACCGTCGGCGTCGCGGCGCCGGGCGCGTGGTGGCGATGCGCTTCCCGCGCACCTTTGCGCTGCCGTGCGCTGCGGCGCCGGGACTGTGCCTTGCCCTCGCCTTGCCTGGCGGCGGGGACGCGACACGGGGAGCCGTGACCGCGCTGGCCGTGGCGGCGGGCGGCGTGCTCGCCGTCCTGCTTCCGGTGCGCTGGCTTCTGTACGGCGTAATTCTCGCCATACCGTTCGACAACTACGCCGTGCCGGTGGGCCCGCTTGGGATTTCAGTTTCCGATGCGCTCCTGGTCGTCGTGACGCTGCGTTGGTTGCTGGCGGTACTTTACCGCCGGGGGCGCATCGCGCGCAGCGAGCTTTACGCGCCGGCCGCGCTCTTCTACGTCCTACTGCTGCCGTCTTTCTTCGTTACGTTCGACCTGGGGTTGTCTCTGCGACAGGCGTTCAGCATTCTCATGATGCTGCTGACCGCGGTGGTTGTCGCGAACCTGCTGCGGGGCCCCGGCCGACTGATGGGCGCGGCGACGGCCCTTCTCGTCGGATCGGCAATCATGTCGCTGCTGGGCTTTGCCCAGCTCCTGGTCTGGATGCGATACCACGTGTCGCCATTCCAGCCGAATGTCGACGTCGTGCGCCTGGGCGGCATCACCTTTCTGCGACTGACGGCGACGTATTTCGATCCGAACTACTTCGCCTTGTATCTCATCGCGCCGATCGTGCTCGGTCTGTTTGTCGCCCTCGAAAGCGGGGCCTCGCGGAGGTACAAGACCTTCGCATGGCTCGTCGTGCTGGCCGATCTCGCGCTGTTCGTGATGACGTTTTCGCGCGGCGGCTGGCTGACGCTGTTGGCATTCATGGGTGTCTATGTGCTGCTGCGAGCGCGCGCCCGGCCGCGCGGCGCGTGGGTCGCGATGCTCGTAGCCGTCATCATCGCCGCTCCCTTGGTCGCCGGCGTGCTGGTGGGGATCAACCCGACGTCTGTCGTGCACCGCCTGAGCCTGCTCCAGCTCGGCGCCGAGGTGATGACGGAGCACCCGCTCACCGGCGCCGGCCTCGGCACGTTCAGGCATCTGCCGGAAAACCGGCTCGCGCGGCCGAGCCATTCCACTTATCTCCAGATCGGCGCCGACGCGGGGGTGATCGCCCTGCTTGGTTTTCTCTGCCTCGCGCTGGTCGTGGCCGTCAACGCGATACGGGCGCTGCGCGTTGCTCGCAGTGAACCCACGCGAGCGATACTGCTGGGCACCATCTACGCCCTGGGGTGTCTCGCGCTCCAAGGGTCCCTGTTGGATGCGCTCATCGCGAAGTACCTCTGGATTCTGGTCGGGATGAGTTCGGCCGCAGCCGCGGTCGCGCGCAGCGAGCGCGCGGCCGACGACTCGGCCGTGGCAGCCCGCGACGCGCCGCATCCGGTCGAACAGGAGAGCTAG
- a CDS encoding ATP-binding cassette domain-containing protein — MIEIQGLTKYYGRSEALRDVSFSVGSGEVVGFLGPNAAGKTTTLRILTGYLPATSGTAAVAGYDVFEDSLEVRRRIGYVPETVPLYPDMTVQSYLGYCARLRGVSRHERDERVDDAILKARLDDVADTIIGRLSKGFRQRVGIAQALVHDPPVLVLDEPTIGLDPLQIIETRQLIKDLGRDHTIILSSHILPEVSMICSRVVIINRGRIVAEDSAEGLTARVRSSSRLMLRLLRPGGDAAAVLAAISGVTGVRREDDSTFQVESKLDADVREQVARAAVERNWGLVELRPVELSLEDVFLHLTMEEEGIGAS; from the coding sequence TTGATTGAAATCCAAGGTCTGACAAAATACTACGGCAGGTCCGAAGCCCTGCGCGATGTGAGCTTCTCCGTCGGCAGCGGCGAAGTCGTGGGCTTTCTCGGGCCCAACGCCGCCGGCAAGACGACGACGCTGCGCATCCTGACCGGCTACCTCCCGGCGACGTCCGGCACGGCAGCGGTCGCGGGATACGACGTGTTCGAGGATTCGCTCGAAGTACGCAGGCGCATCGGCTACGTGCCGGAGACCGTGCCGCTGTACCCCGACATGACGGTGCAGTCGTATCTCGGTTACTGCGCGCGGCTGCGCGGAGTCTCGCGCCACGAGCGCGACGAGCGGGTGGACGATGCCATCCTCAAGGCGCGCCTCGATGACGTGGCCGATACCATCATCGGTCGTCTCTCCAAAGGATTCCGCCAGCGCGTCGGCATCGCCCAGGCATTGGTTCACGACCCACCGGTCCTCGTCCTCGACGAGCCCACCATCGGCCTCGACCCGCTCCAGATCATCGAGACGCGTCAGCTCATCAAAGACCTCGGGCGCGACCACACTATCATCCTCAGCAGCCACATCTTGCCCGAGGTGAGCATGATATGCAGCCGCGTCGTGATCATCAACCGCGGCCGCATCGTCGCCGAGGATAGCGCCGAGGGCCTGACGGCGCGCGTCCGCAGCTCGTCGCGGTTGATGCTGCGTTTGCTCCGCCCCGGGGGCGATGCCGCCGCGGTGCTCGCCGCCATTTCCGGCGTCACCGGGGTGCGCCGCGAGGACGACAGCACGTTCCAGGTCGAAAGCAAGCTCGACGCCGACGTCCGCGAGCAAGTCGCGCGCGCCGCGGTGGAGAGGAATTGGGGGCTCGTCGAATTGCGCCCGGTCGAACTGAGCCTGGAGGATGTATTCCTCCATCTGACCATGGAAGAGGAGGGCATCGGCGCATCATGA
- a CDS encoding ABC transporter permease subunit, whose translation MKALLVAYRELKSYFSGWTAYLVMAGFLAVSGFIFYVILTGSRQAEMRWSYHNMAVTLLFVCPILTMRLLAEERRSGTLELLLTSPVTDFQVILGKFLAAVGLLAVLLAATMHFPLILVQYGSPDPGPLLTGYLGLLLVGASFMAVGVLASSLTESQVLAGFLSFGALLVLWIIGWGADQAASGIGEVLRQISILNHFDDMAKGVIDTKDLIFYLSFIAVFLFGAVRALESRKWR comes from the coding sequence ATGAAAGCCCTCCTTGTCGCCTATCGCGAATTGAAGAGCTACTTCTCGGGCTGGACCGCCTACCTCGTGATGGCCGGCTTCCTCGCGGTCTCGGGATTCATCTTTTACGTCATCCTGACCGGCAGCCGCCAGGCGGAAATGCGCTGGTCCTATCACAACATGGCGGTGACCCTGCTCTTCGTGTGCCCGATCCTCACCATGCGCCTGCTCGCGGAGGAACGTCGCTCGGGTACATTGGAGCTGCTGCTGACATCGCCGGTGACCGACTTCCAGGTCATCCTCGGCAAGTTCCTCGCGGCCGTCGGGCTTCTCGCCGTGCTCCTCGCGGCGACGATGCACTTCCCGCTCATTCTGGTCCAGTACGGTTCGCCCGATCCGGGACCGCTCCTGACCGGCTATTTGGGTCTGCTGCTCGTCGGTGCGAGCTTCATGGCCGTCGGCGTGCTGGCATCATCTCTCACCGAGAGCCAGGTGCTCGCTGGCTTCCTCTCCTTCGGCGCGCTGCTTGTCCTATGGATCATCGGCTGGGGCGCCGACCAGGCCGCGTCGGGCATCGGAGAAGTCTTGCGCCAGATCTCGATTCTCAATCATTTCGACGATATGGCGAAAGGCGTCATTGATACCAAGGACCTCATCTTCTACCTCAGCTTCATCGCGGTTTTCCTGTTCGGCGCCGTCCGTGCCCTGGAGAGCCGCAAGTGGAGATAG
- a CDS encoding GldG family protein, with protein MSDERQPEEETPEARDSIPGILASSGAGLLLAGVAMLVIRQRLWWPVYAVWGAAVAALVAAAVLRPRDVLVFLRGRGVRYGSNTAVLVILALVLAVFASYLGNRHHKRFDLTRTQVNTLSPQTTKILRGLKQTVEIAAFYSAGQPGYQEMQDLLQEYEYASGRVKAQVIDPETSPGLARQYGVTTYSAIIVEAGGEKEEFYAASEQEITRAILKLTRPEKKKIYFVQGHGEHDLDSYDPDGYSTAQAALAALNYETQKLPLAGAGEIPADCDVLVIAGPTAEFDPREADAVKAYLDAGGKALIMTDPDGQGVSLAGLLEPWGLEPADDVVVEPEFNFFGDAQSVTVVDFGYHDITRPFVKGRALLAVFILVRALERVEQPSPDVNVQDLLRTSGESWLETSFTGTISRSRGEERGPFTIAAVVSSGPPPGTGAEDSEQPRTRLVVYGDSDFAANGIIANGVNKDLFLNSVGWLAESEELVSIQPKEPEQKPVLLTQTQQRLVLFIALIAMPLAPVVVGAVVWWRRR; from the coding sequence ATGTCGGACGAGCGCCAACCGGAAGAGGAGACGCCGGAGGCCCGGGACTCGATCCCCGGCATCCTGGCTTCGAGCGGCGCGGGTCTGCTGCTCGCGGGTGTCGCGATGCTCGTCATTCGCCAGCGCCTGTGGTGGCCGGTCTATGCCGTGTGGGGCGCAGCGGTGGCCGCGCTCGTAGCCGCCGCCGTCCTGCGCCCGCGCGACGTTCTTGTCTTCCTTCGCGGCCGGGGTGTGCGCTACGGATCGAACACCGCGGTGCTCGTCATTCTCGCGCTCGTCCTCGCCGTCTTCGCCAGCTACCTCGGAAATCGCCACCACAAGCGCTTCGACTTGACGCGCACGCAGGTCAACACGCTGTCGCCGCAGACCACGAAGATACTGCGCGGCCTCAAGCAAACGGTCGAGATCGCCGCGTTCTACAGCGCCGGTCAGCCCGGATACCAGGAGATGCAGGACCTCTTACAGGAGTACGAGTACGCCTCCGGCCGGGTCAAGGCGCAGGTGATCGACCCGGAGACGAGTCCCGGCCTCGCACGCCAGTACGGCGTCACGACCTACTCAGCCATCATAGTCGAAGCAGGCGGCGAGAAGGAAGAGTTCTACGCCGCCAGCGAGCAGGAAATCACCAGAGCTATCCTCAAGCTCACGCGGCCGGAGAAGAAGAAAATCTACTTCGTCCAGGGCCACGGCGAGCACGATCTCGACTCCTACGACCCCGACGGCTACAGCACCGCGCAGGCGGCGCTCGCCGCGCTCAACTACGAGACGCAGAAGCTGCCGCTGGCTGGAGCAGGCGAAATCCCGGCGGACTGCGACGTCCTCGTCATCGCCGGGCCCACTGCCGAGTTCGATCCCCGTGAAGCCGACGCGGTCAAGGCATATCTCGACGCCGGCGGCAAGGCGCTCATCATGACTGACCCGGATGGGCAAGGCGTGTCTCTGGCGGGCCTCCTCGAGCCGTGGGGTCTGGAGCCGGCCGATGATGTCGTCGTGGAACCCGAGTTCAACTTCTTCGGCGACGCGCAGTCGGTGACCGTCGTGGACTTCGGCTATCACGATATTACTCGGCCGTTCGTCAAGGGACGGGCGCTCCTCGCCGTGTTTATCCTGGTGCGGGCGCTCGAGCGCGTGGAGCAACCCAGCCCGGACGTCAACGTCCAAGACCTGCTGCGCACAAGCGGCGAGAGTTGGCTGGAGACCAGCTTCACAGGCACCATCAGCAGAAGCCGCGGCGAGGAGCGCGGGCCGTTTACCATTGCAGCGGTAGTCAGCAGCGGGCCGCCGCCCGGAACCGGCGCCGAGGACAGCGAGCAGCCGCGCACCCGCCTCGTTGTCTATGGCGATTCGGATTTCGCCGCCAACGGCATCATCGCAAACGGCGTCAACAAGGACCTGTTCCTCAACTCCGTGGGCTGGCTGGCGGAGTCTGAGGAGTTGGTTTCCATCCAGCCCAAGGAACCAGAACAGAAGCCAGTGCTGCTGACCCAAACGCAGCAGCGGCTCGTCCTCTTTATCGCGCTCATCGCTATGCCCCTGGCTCCGGTCGTGGTCGGGGCAGTCGTGTGGTGGCGGCGGCGATAG
- a CDS encoding DUF4340 domain-containing protein codes for MKQFRLTIILLVVVAAVGAYIWFFERGEVAGPTAWKLDVKRIQRIELTSGGETSTLERKGETWRITKPVSARVDRDLVKQLLDRVAQVGVRRTISEPKPLERYGLAK; via the coding sequence ATGAAGCAATTCCGCCTGACCATCATCCTCCTCGTCGTCGTCGCCGCAGTCGGCGCGTACATCTGGTTCTTCGAGCGCGGCGAAGTGGCCGGCCCCACCGCATGGAAGCTCGACGTGAAACGCATCCAGCGCATCGAGCTGACCTCCGGCGGCGAAACCAGCACCCTCGAGCGCAAGGGCGAGACCTGGCGCATCACCAAACCGGTATCGGCGCGCGTTGACCGCGACCTCGTCAAACAGCTCCTCGACCGCGTCGCCCAGGTCGGAGTGCGGCGCACCATCAGCGAGCCCAAACCCCTCGAGCGCTACGGCCTCGCCAAA
- a CDS encoding glycosyltransferase family 2 protein produces the protein MQKLTVIIPTHNEARNIAACLESVSWADERLVVDDFSDDGTPDIARAGGARVVEHKFQSPSSQKDFAIQQSAHPWVLSLDADERVTPELRDEIRVILAADRPADGYFIPIRSYFLGRRMRFGAWRGERKLRLFRRALTHYPERALHEAAEVKGRVGLCRGAITHYSYRTLDDCFVKMRRYAEWGAMERHRRGQRASVLRLLLHGPARFARDCILRLGLLDGTAGLILALFDASQVMLREAKLWELATRPARGCHHCKPGERRSD, from the coding sequence GTGCAGAAGCTCACCGTTATCATTCCGACTCACAACGAAGCCCGCAACATTGCGGCCTGCCTCGAATCCGTCTCATGGGCCGACGAGCGGCTCGTGGTTGACGACTTCAGCGACGACGGTACACCCGACATCGCCCGCGCGGGGGGAGCCCGAGTCGTCGAGCACAAGTTTCAGAGTCCGTCGTCGCAGAAAGACTTCGCCATCCAACAGTCCGCGCACCCGTGGGTGCTGTCCCTCGATGCCGACGAGCGGGTGACGCCGGAATTGCGCGATGAGATCCGAGTCATTCTCGCCGCAGACCGCCCGGCCGACGGGTATTTCATCCCCATACGGTCGTACTTCCTTGGACGCCGCATGCGCTTCGGCGCGTGGCGGGGGGAGCGCAAGCTGCGGTTGTTTCGCCGAGCCCTGACCCACTATCCCGAGCGTGCGCTCCACGAGGCCGCGGAGGTAAAAGGGCGCGTTGGCCTTTGTCGCGGCGCGATCACTCACTACTCCTACCGTACGCTCGACGACTGCTTCGTGAAGATGCGCCGCTATGCCGAATGGGGTGCAATGGAGCGACACCGCCGGGGGCAACGAGCGTCGGTCTTGCGACTCCTGCTGCACGGGCCGGCGCGGTTCGCCCGCGACTGCATCTTGCGTCTCGGGTTGCTCGACGGGACCGCGGGGCTCATCCTTGCGCTGTTCGACGCATCACAGGTCATGTTGAGGGAGGCAAAGTTGTGGGAACTGGCGACGCGCCCTGCGCGCGGCTGCCATCACTGCAAGCCCGGCGAACGGCGGTCCGATTAG
- a CDS encoding NAD(P)-dependent alcohol dehydrogenase: MGEKMKAAVLHAVGDLRVEEVEKPTLTAPDQALVRIRAVGVCGSDVHFYERGRIGPYVVADPVILGHESAGEVVAVGDDVNHLRPGDRVAIEPGVPDRTCWFCKTGRYNLCPEVPFMGTPPWHGAFCEYVAWPADFCFNLPDGLSFEEGAMVEPLAVGMHGTKRGGVGAGQSVGVLGCGPIGLVTLQAAKARGATRIFATDVQPSRLELAGKLGATDLINAQDGNPVERVRELSGGGVDVTLETAGTVTTVQQACAMVRMGGVVVLIGMPGELEFTMPVADIICREYDVRSVFRYCNCYPPSLALLGARRVDVASLITHRFPLDEARAAIDFAKDRKDVAVKVIVEV; encoded by the coding sequence ATGGGTGAGAAGATGAAGGCGGCGGTGCTGCACGCGGTGGGGGATCTCCGAGTCGAGGAAGTCGAGAAACCGACCCTTACCGCGCCCGACCAGGCGTTGGTGCGCATACGCGCCGTCGGCGTGTGCGGATCGGACGTTCACTTCTACGAGCGCGGGCGGATCGGGCCGTACGTCGTTGCGGATCCGGTCATCCTCGGTCACGAGTCGGCCGGCGAGGTGGTCGCAGTAGGAGATGACGTCAACCACTTGCGGCCCGGCGACAGAGTGGCAATAGAGCCGGGCGTGCCGGACCGCACCTGCTGGTTCTGCAAGACGGGACGGTACAACCTGTGCCCCGAGGTGCCGTTCATGGGCACGCCGCCGTGGCACGGAGCGTTCTGCGAATACGTCGCGTGGCCGGCGGATTTCTGCTTCAACTTGCCGGACGGCTTGAGCTTCGAGGAAGGGGCGATGGTCGAGCCGCTGGCAGTGGGAATGCACGGGACGAAACGCGGGGGCGTGGGCGCCGGTCAGTCCGTCGGGGTGCTGGGCTGCGGACCTATCGGGCTCGTGACATTGCAGGCGGCCAAGGCGCGCGGCGCGACGCGGATCTTCGCGACCGACGTTCAGCCGTCGCGTCTGGAGTTGGCCGGCAAGCTCGGCGCGACCGACCTGATCAACGCCCAGGACGGCAACCCGGTGGAGCGGGTCCGCGAGCTGTCCGGCGGCGGGGTGGATGTCACATTGGAGACGGCAGGAACCGTGACGACCGTCCAGCAGGCGTGTGCGATGGTGCGCATGGGTGGCGTGGTGGTGCTCATCGGCATGCCGGGGGAGCTAGAGTTCACCATGCCGGTGGCTGACATCATCTGCCGCGAGTATGACGTGCGCAGCGTCTTCCGCTACTGTAACTGCTATCCGCCGTCCCTCGCCCTGCTCGGGGCGCGCCGCGTTGACGTCGCATCGCTCATCACGCATCGCTTCCCGCTCGACGAGGCGAGGGCTGCGATTGACTTCGCGAAGGACCGGAAGGACGTAGCGGTGAAGGTCATCGTCGAGGTGTAA